The genomic segment ATACAGATGAAATTACTGTTGAGGTAAAAGATTTTATTCTTTTATCTAAGTCAATACGTTTACTTCCTGAAAAGTGGCATGGATTAAAAGACTCTGAAATAAGGTATCGGAAAAGATATTTAGACCTTATTGCTAACAGAGAAGTATTAGATCTGTTCGTGAAGAGAAGTGAAATTGTTGATGCAATCCGTGCATTTTTAAAAAATAAAGGTTTTCTTGAGGTTGAAACACCTATGCTCCAATCTGTTGCGGGCGGAGCTATGGCTAAACCATTTACTACCTACTATAATGCTCTTGATCAAAATATGTACTTAAGAATTGCACCGGAACTCTACCTTAAGCGTCTTATCATCGGTGGATTTGAAAAAGTATTTGAGCTCAACAGGAATTTTCGAAATGAGGGCCTTTCTGCCAAGCATAACCCTGAATTTACTATGATGGAAGTGTATTGGGCTTATGCAGATTATAAAGAGATGATGATCCTTACCGAGGAGCTCATATATGCAACAGCAAAGGAAGTTCTGGGAAAGGAAAGCGTACAATTTAAAGAAGATGACATTAATCTCTCTCCTCCATTTAGTAGAATCAGTTTTGCAGAAGCTTTTAAGAAATATACAGATATAGATGTAGACGAATTAAGAGATACCGAAAGGGCTAAAAAGGTGCTTGAGACATTGGATATAAGGATGAATAAGCCTCTTACATTTGGCAATGTCATAAATGAAATTTTTGATAAAAGAGTTGAAACGCATTTTGTGCAGCCAACATTTGTGTATGATTACCCCTTAGAAATTTCACCTCTTGCAAAACGAAAGAATGATGACCCTCATACAGTTGAACGCTTTGAATTATTTATAGGTGGTATGGAGATTGCAAATGCTTTCTCAGAGCTTAACGATCCAATTGATCAATACAAAAGGTTTAAAGGTCAGCTTGAAGCAAAGAATGATGGTGGAGAAGAGACACATATGATGGATACAGATTATATAGAGGCAATGGAATATGGTCTTCCTCCTACCGGTGGATTGGGCATAGGAATTGATAGACTGATAATGCTTCTTACGGGAAAAGAATCTATCAGAGAAGTTATTCTTTTTCCGCAACTTAAGACAAAAACGGATGATGAAGAAAAAGAGTAAAGAATATGTTTGTACTGGTTGCGGATATAGATCTCCGATTAGATTGGGTAAATGTCCCGAATGTGATGCATGGAATAGTTTTATAGAAATAAGTGAAAGCAATAAAGAAACTATCACCCCAGTTTCTATTACATCTAGCACAATAAAATTGTATGAAGAGCGGATTAAGACTGGCAACGGCGAGTTCGATAGAGTTCTGGGCGGGGGCATCGTAAGAGGATCCATTATTCTCATTGGCGGAGAACCCGGCATAGGAAAATCTACTCTTTTACTTCAAATAGCGAGTATTTTTGCAAAAAAAGGTAAAGTCCTCTATGTTTCAGGGGAAGAATCTTATCTTCAGATCAGGATGCGGGCTAAACGACTTGGAACGGAATTAGATAATTTATACCTTCTCATAGAGCAGAATATAGAACTTATTGGGAATACAATATTACAAGAAGAACCTGTGCTTGTAGTCATTGACTCCGTACAGACAATGTTTTCTCCGCATTTGGAAGGCTCGGCAGGTAGTGTCACTCAGGTAAAGGAATGTACAAGA from the Caldisericota bacterium genome contains:
- the lysS gene encoding lysine--tRNA ligase encodes the protein MVNGDLNEVEGKRKELILYLRSMGINPFGEKFVTLHTNKELKKEFDKYGNEEIKAKGRVIAIRGHGKASFVVVRDFSSDIQLYFRFDNLGEEKYKFFKKALDIGDIIGAKGVLFKTHTDEITVEVKDFILLSKSIRLLPEKWHGLKDSEIRYRKRYLDLIANREVLDLFVKRSEIVDAIRAFLKNKGFLEVETPMLQSVAGGAMAKPFTTYYNALDQNMYLRIAPELYLKRLIIGGFEKVFELNRNFRNEGLSAKHNPEFTMMEVYWAYADYKEMMILTEELIYATAKEVLGKESVQFKEDDINLSPPFSRISFAEAFKKYTDIDVDELRDTERAKKVLETLDIRMNKPLTFGNVINEIFDKRVETHFVQPTFVYDYPLEISPLAKRKNDDPHTVERFELFIGGMEIANAFSELNDPIDQYKRFKGQLEAKNDGGEETHMMDTDYIEAMEYGLPPTGGLGIGIDRLIMLLTGKESIREVILFPQLKTKTDDEEKE